In Oryza sativa Japonica Group chromosome 2, ASM3414082v1, the following are encoded in one genomic region:
- the LOC4329978 gene encoding filament-like plant protein 7, translated as MSEMEGALRSCMEQLLIAREEREQIIVEAASEISSEKKKARELQRKLDAATKKAAKLAAENSSLAKALDAKDAAIGELRESKSASDGELAGARARLDAAQKQAASLQYEVRMLQKELEIRGQEREYDLQSVDASRRQQAESQKKIALLEGECQRLRAMVRKRLPGPAAIAKMRDEVDQPATPRRSRSVAPMSPRSVAPAAPMTPMSTSARPMTPTMSARPMTPMSARPMTPRRAAAAEHETPAAAAKLRAVEDENKALKQTLAKRDAELQFVQMKYADEACKLSVLQRQLSELTEENKQLSDAHGQTESWASALISELEQFRAAKLQGAAASEMSLLDDFAEIERLEMASGGQGLRSPKNAHSEAISSEKNDKDTVLENGISISNGQPEWVQDMCKLVMQKHETSGENIDTILEEITRALDQSANNQKGDDLNGSYDWSIMKEMVFSLTEKITSVIGISEEGNVASSQKLLLDRSEFCARLEHLVHVCHDLLHGKTDLEKFVHEVCLVLEYIINQYKNISFQEQPDTVNNNTENLDGEESFGNMNGGCDIKSPKSSSAPDIQTEALEESIQSVEGRKTDHILVNQEESQLDEELTRVILDQDEKISQENSASCEIESPHDHPSAETLAEKEEKHLASSSEISAAAEKLAECQETITNLSRQLRALKSPAVSGNLDSPMSNSRPSSSDYKPQSLACILAEGEDSSTEDAISPATKEVHSKKEPDAASRKSVAQDGSVNAALKAVEEELTQTVVHPIFPEPSQEIISADLKKKRRSPSLLGRIMFRKKVEGS; from the exons ATGTCGGAGATGGAAGGAGCTCTGAGATCCTGCATGGAGCAGCTGCTCATCGCCAGGGAGGAGCGGGAGCAGATCATCGTGGAGGCGGCCAGCGAGATCTCCTCGGAGAAGAAGAAAGCGCGGGAGCTCCAGcggaagctcgacgccgcgacCAAGAAGGCCGCGAAGCTCGCCGCCGAGAACAGCAGCCTCGCCAAGGCCCTCGACGCCAAGGACGCGGCGATCGGCGAGCTGAGGGAGTCCAAGTCGGCCTccgacggcgagctcgccggcgcgaGGGCGAGGCTGGACGCGGCGCAGAAGCAGGCGGCGTCGCTGCAGTACGAGGTGCGGATGCTGCAGAAGGAGCTGGAGATCAGGGGCCAGGAGCGGGAGTACGACCTCCAGTCCGTCGACGCGTCGCGCCGGCAGCAGGCGGAGAGCCAGAAGAAGATCGCGCTGCTGGAGGGCGAGTGCCAGCGGCTGCGCGCCATGGTGCGGAAGCGCCTCCCGggccccgccgccatcgccaagaTGAGGGACGAGGTGGACCAGCCGGCGACACCCAGAAGGTCGCGCTCCGTGGCGCCGATGTCGCCGCGGtccgtggcgccggcggcgccgatgacACCCATgtcgacgtcggcgcggccgatGACTCCCACCATGTCAGCGCGGCCAATGACGCCCATGTCGGCGCGGCCGATGacgccgcgccgtgccgccgcggcggagcacgagacgcccgcggcggcggccaagctGCGCGCCGTCGAGGACGAGAACAAGGCGCTGAAGCAGACGCTGGCGAAGAGGGACGCCGAGCTGCAGTTCGTGCAGATGAAGTACGCCGACGAGGCGTGCAAGCTCTCCGTGCTGCAGCGGCAGCTCAGCGAGCTGACCGAGGAGAACAAGCAGCTGAGCGACGCCCATGGCCAGACGGAGTCGTGGGCCTCCGCGCTGATCTCCGAGCTGGAGCAGTTCAGGGCCGCGAAGCTGCAGGGAGCAGCAGCATCTGAGATGAGCTTGCTCGACGATTTCGCCGAGATCGAGAGGTTGGAGATGGCTTCAGGTGGCCAAGGATTGAGATCGCCCAAGAATGCGCATTCGGAAGCGATTTCTTCAGAGAAGAATGATAAAGACACTGTCCTAGAAAATGGTATCTCTATCTCCAATGGCCAGCCTGAATGGGTTCAGGATATGTGCAAGCTTGTGATGCAGAAGCATGAAACCAGTGGGGAAAACATTGACACAATTCTTGAGGAGATAACTCGTGCATTGGATCAGAGTGCTAATAATCAGAAAGGAGATGATTTGAATGGATCATATGACTGGAGCATAATGAAGGAAATGGTGTTCAGCCTGACTGAAAAGATCACCTCTGTTATTGGCATATCTGAAGAAGGCAATGTTGCAAGTTCTCAAAAATTGCTGCTTGACAGGTCTGAATTTTGTGCTCGCCTTGAGCATTTGGTCCATGTCTGTCATGATCTACTGCATGGTAAAACTGACCTTGAAAAGTTTGTGCATGAGGTTTGTTTGGTTCTAGAGTATATAATCAACCAGTACAAGAATATATCATTCCAAGAACAACCAGACACTGTGAATAATAATACAGAGAATTTGGATGGAGAGGAATCATTTGGTAACATGAATGGTGGATGTGACATAAAAAGTCCGAAATCATCATCTGCTCCAGACATACAAACTGAAGCACTGGAAGAATCAATTCAGTCGGTAGAAGGCCGAAAAACAGATCATATTTTGGTTAACCAAGAAGAGAGTCAACTTGATGAAGAACTCACAAGAGTTATACTAGACCAGGACGAGAAAATCAGTCAGGAGAACTCAGCATCCTGTGAGATAGAAAG CCCCCATGATCATCCAAGTGCTGAAACCCTGGCAGAGAAAGAGGAAAAGCATTTAGCATCA AGTTCAGAGATATCAGCAGCGGCTGAGAAGCTTGCAGAGTGTCAGGAAACCATCACAAATCTAAGCAGGCAGCTGCGAGCTCTCAAGAGTCCGGCGGTTTCAGGCAATCTAGACAGCCCAATGTCCAACTCCAGACCAAGCTCATCTGACTACAAGCCCCAGTCACTTGCATGCATTCTTGCTGAAGGGGAGGACTCCAGCACTGAGGATGCCATTTCTCCTGCAACCAAAGAGGTGCACTCCAAGAAAGAGCCTGATGCTGCATCACGGAAAAGCGTAGCACAAGATGGTAGTGTTAATGCTGCCCTCAAAGCTGTCGAAGAGGAATTAACACAAACCGTTGTTCATCCGATCTTCCCAGAGCCATCCCAAGAGATTATTTCTGCTGATCTCAAGAAGAAGAGACGGAGCCCCAGCTTGCTGGGCAGGATAATGTTCAGAAAGAAAGTGGAAGGCAGCTAG